One window from the genome of Streptomyces cadmiisoli encodes:
- a CDS encoding aldose 1-epimerase family protein: MKLHGRSHDRHSLARLAGDLSAAGGVRSVVLDDGTERGIRTLEFRTGAGLSFDVLVDRAMDLGGAEFEGRGFGWRSATGFRHPALHEYRDDDGLSMMRSFSGLLLTAGLDHTLFGAEVDASQYRYPPRRTASHGLHGRVANLPARLTGYGEQWQDDGRCVLWAEGEVRQAAIFGEHLRLTRRIEADLGGTEIRLTDRVRNAGFDPTPHMYLYHVNIGWPFLDEGTRYEIPVSRTLWQTDSVAEQGVSNVDMPAPLPGFIEQVYEHELEPDANGLVRPRLVNERLGVYFELEFDTTQFPSFFQWLHLREGAYAVGFEPSTHRVQGEAAAREDGSMTFLAPDEVRLYTTTFRVGKLR; this comes from the coding sequence GTGAAGCTGCACGGGCGCTCCCACGACCGCCATTCCCTGGCCCGCCTCGCCGGCGATCTGAGCGCCGCGGGCGGAGTGCGGTCCGTCGTCCTGGACGACGGCACCGAACGCGGCATCCGTACACTGGAGTTCCGCACCGGCGCGGGACTCTCCTTCGACGTGCTCGTGGACCGGGCGATGGACCTGGGCGGGGCCGAGTTCGAGGGCCGTGGCTTCGGCTGGCGCTCCGCGACCGGCTTCCGGCACCCCGCGCTGCACGAGTACCGCGACGACGACGGCCTGTCGATGATGCGCAGCTTCTCGGGGCTGCTGCTCACCGCGGGCCTCGACCACACCCTCTTCGGCGCCGAGGTGGACGCCTCCCAATACCGCTATCCGCCCAGGCGCACGGCGTCGCACGGGCTGCACGGCCGGGTCGCCAACCTGCCCGCCCGGCTGACCGGATACGGCGAGCAGTGGCAGGACGACGGCCGCTGTGTGCTGTGGGCCGAGGGCGAGGTACGGCAGGCCGCGATCTTCGGAGAACATCTGCGGCTCACTCGCCGCATCGAGGCCGATCTCGGCGGTACGGAGATCCGGCTGACCGACCGGGTGCGCAACGCGGGCTTCGATCCCACTCCGCACATGTACCTGTACCACGTCAACATCGGCTGGCCCTTCCTCGACGAGGGCACGCGCTACGAAATCCCGGTGAGCCGGACGCTGTGGCAGACCGACAGCGTGGCCGAGCAAGGAGTCTCGAACGTCGACATGCCCGCCCCGCTCCCGGGATTCATCGAGCAGGTCTACGAACACGAACTGGAACCGGACGCGAACGGTCTGGTCCGTCCCCGGCTGGTCAACGAACGCCTCGGTGTCTACTTCGAGTTGGAGTTCGACACGACCCAGTTCCCGTCCTTCTTCCAGTGGCTGCACCTGCGTGAGGGCGCCTACGCGGTGGGGTTCGAACCGTCCACGCATCGGGTGCAGGGCGAGGCCGCGGCCCGGGAGGACGGCTCCATGACGTTTCTGGCCCCGGACGAGGTGCGCCTGTACACCACGACGTTCCGGGTAGGAAAACTGCGCTGA
- a CDS encoding CaiB/BaiF CoA transferase family protein: MTSRDQPGILAGYRVLDCSIAMAGPFAAQRLGDLGADVVKIEPVTGEWQRHAAAGGAGGNRINVSFLSLNRNKRSLAVDLKDPAGKEVLRRLVAEADVFLQNYRPGVADRLGVDYASLAALNPSLVYVSISGYGEDGPYAGRPGQDLLLQAMSGAMLSGGRDGEAPRAAGQYLVDAVTASTAFEGVLAALLHRERTGEGQLVTVNMLDAITTLQMQELSVHTVGGLPQTRSAEPHAHVYIRSPYGAFRTADVHIVLALPPLKRLGEIIGEDSFLSMEDEEHGWTHRDEIFARTASRLLTRPARHWLDAFASAGIWAGPVYGYADLVDDPQIRHNGTFVTYDHPTEGRVTVPGFPYRFSATPPRIDRGAPLTGEHTRDILAEAGLGEEEIEALFASGTVAETS; this comes from the coding sequence ATGACCTCGCGCGACCAGCCCGGCATACTCGCCGGGTACCGGGTCCTCGACTGTTCCATCGCCATGGCCGGACCCTTCGCCGCCCAGCGCCTCGGTGACCTGGGCGCCGATGTCGTCAAAATCGAACCGGTCACGGGTGAGTGGCAGCGCCACGCCGCAGCGGGCGGCGCCGGCGGCAACCGGATCAATGTGTCTTTCCTGTCGCTGAACCGCAACAAGAGGTCCCTCGCCGTCGACCTCAAGGACCCTGCGGGAAAGGAGGTGCTGCGGCGCCTTGTCGCCGAGGCCGACGTCTTCCTCCAGAACTACCGTCCCGGCGTGGCCGACCGGCTGGGCGTCGACTACGCCTCTCTCGCCGCGCTCAACCCGTCACTCGTCTACGTGTCCATCTCCGGCTACGGCGAGGACGGGCCGTACGCCGGCCGGCCCGGCCAGGACCTGCTTCTGCAGGCGATGTCGGGGGCCATGCTCTCCGGCGGCCGGGACGGTGAGGCGCCGCGGGCCGCAGGCCAGTACCTCGTGGACGCCGTCACCGCTTCCACAGCCTTCGAGGGGGTCCTCGCCGCATTGCTGCACCGGGAACGCACCGGCGAGGGCCAGCTCGTGACGGTGAACATGCTCGACGCCATCACCACTCTGCAGATGCAGGAGCTGTCGGTCCACACGGTCGGCGGGCTGCCGCAGACCCGATCGGCGGAACCTCACGCCCACGTCTACATCCGGTCACCCTACGGGGCCTTCCGCACCGCGGACGTTCACATCGTCCTGGCTCTTCCTCCCCTGAAGCGGCTCGGTGAGATCATCGGCGAGGACAGCTTCCTGTCCATGGAGGACGAGGAGCACGGCTGGACCCACCGTGACGAGATCTTCGCCCGCACCGCGTCCCGCCTGCTCACCCGCCCCGCACGCCACTGGCTCGACGCCTTCGCGTCCGCCGGCATCTGGGCGGGTCCGGTCTACGGATACGCGGATCTGGTGGATGACCCACAGATCCGACACAACGGCACCTTCGTCACCTACGACCATCCCACCGAAGGCCGTGTGACGGTGCCCGGCTTCCCCTACAGGTTCTCGGCCACCCCGCCTCGCATCGACCGCGGAGCCCCCCTCACCGGCGAACACACCCGGGACATCCTGGCCGAAGCGGGCCTCGGAGAAGAGGAGATCGAGGCACTGTTCGCCTCCGGCACCGTGGCGGAGACATCGTGA
- a CDS encoding LacI family DNA-binding transcriptional regulator produces MTQPPRRPRKRSATRSVTLADVAAAAGVSAQTVSRVVRDPSSVPDETRLRVEAAVAATGYVPNLAASNLASNRSRTVAVLVPQINASVFADTVHAFSTALASHGYQIFVGTTEYRPEQEEAVLRSFLGRRPDGVLMVGTSHTRGTLSLLEAGQVPVVETWGWSEEPVDLLVGFSNAAAASAMVAHLVERGRQRITFAGRHTAGDPRAGERLDGYATAVRELLGGAPRTVDAGPEPVTMDTGVTLLDLALERYPDSDAVMFSSDVFAAGALQACVRRGIDVPGTLALAGFGDFELARHLVPALTTVAAPGARIGELAAELLLTRMRGAPVDRPHRDVGYQVVARGSS; encoded by the coding sequence ATGACCCAGCCGCCCCGCCGCCCGCGCAAGCGCTCCGCGACCCGTTCCGTGACCCTCGCGGACGTGGCGGCGGCCGCGGGCGTGTCGGCACAGACTGTGTCCCGCGTCGTGCGCGACCCCTCGTCGGTGCCGGACGAGACACGTCTCAGGGTCGAAGCGGCCGTCGCGGCCACCGGCTACGTGCCCAACCTCGCCGCCAGCAACCTGGCGTCGAACCGCAGTCGTACGGTCGCCGTGCTGGTCCCGCAGATCAACGCGTCGGTCTTCGCCGACACCGTTCACGCCTTTTCGACCGCTCTGGCCTCCCATGGTTACCAGATCTTCGTGGGGACGACCGAGTACCGGCCGGAGCAGGAGGAGGCGGTCCTGCGCAGCTTTCTGGGCCGGCGGCCGGACGGTGTGCTCATGGTGGGCACCAGCCACACCCGGGGCACGCTGTCTCTGCTGGAGGCAGGGCAGGTGCCCGTGGTGGAGACGTGGGGATGGTCGGAGGAGCCGGTCGACCTGCTCGTCGGCTTCTCGAACGCGGCGGCGGCGTCCGCGATGGTCGCGCACCTGGTTGAGCGCGGCCGGCAAAGGATCACGTTCGCCGGCCGGCACACCGCTGGTGACCCCCGGGCCGGGGAACGCCTCGACGGCTACGCGACGGCCGTCCGCGAGCTGCTGGGCGGCGCCCCGCGCACGGTGGACGCCGGCCCTGAACCGGTCACCATGGACACCGGCGTCACCCTGCTGGACCTGGCGCTGGAACGGTATCCGGACTCCGACGCCGTGATGTTCTCCAGCGACGTCTTCGCCGCCGGTGCGCTCCAGGCATGCGTGCGCAGGGGGATCGATGTGCCCGGCACCCTGGCCCTGGCCGGCTTCGGTGACTTCGAGCTGGCACGCCATCTCGTACCCGCGCTGACCACCGTCGCGGCGCCCGGTGCCCGCATCGGCGAGCTTGCCGCCGAACTGCTGCTGACCCGCATGCGTGGCGCGCCGGTCGACAGGCCCCATCGCGACGTCGGCTACCAGGTGGTCGCCCGCGGGAGCTCCTGA
- a CDS encoding FadR/GntR family transcriptional regulator produces the protein MSKPSADSTAVARPQRRRPPLAEAVVQSLTTAIVLGEYPPGTALPSAGELCDRYEVSRTVIREVTTTLAEKGLVATRQGWGTVVLDQEQWSLLDPLILDALFQRKDRLVFLDNLIEIRTTLECAMAARAAKRIDGDQAAALSAKLDELAALRDDATAYSRADIEFHEIIHRASQDAFGRAIVSSIQGKAVRSPQYSGHPTREDIDVTHQAHERIAAAVIERDAEAAADAMREHITSAWARRRPVDPLKQ, from the coding sequence ATGAGCAAGCCATCCGCGGATTCCACTGCCGTGGCCCGACCTCAGCGGCGCCGGCCGCCCCTCGCCGAAGCCGTGGTCCAAAGCCTCACGACGGCCATCGTGTTGGGGGAGTACCCTCCGGGCACGGCGCTCCCGTCGGCGGGTGAGCTGTGCGACCGGTACGAGGTGAGCCGGACCGTGATCCGCGAAGTGACGACGACCCTCGCCGAGAAGGGGCTCGTCGCAACTCGTCAGGGCTGGGGCACGGTTGTGCTCGACCAGGAGCAGTGGAGCCTGCTCGATCCGCTGATCCTCGACGCGCTGTTCCAGCGGAAGGACCGACTGGTTTTCCTGGACAACCTGATCGAGATCCGGACCACCCTGGAGTGCGCCATGGCGGCGAGGGCGGCCAAGCGCATCGACGGTGATCAGGCGGCGGCGCTCTCCGCCAAGCTCGACGAACTGGCGGCGTTGAGGGACGACGCGACGGCCTACTCGCGAGCGGACATCGAGTTCCACGAGATCATCCATCGCGCCTCGCAGGACGCGTTCGGGCGGGCCATCGTCTCCAGCATCCAGGGCAAGGCGGTCCGATCGCCCCAGTACAGCGGGCATCCGACCCGCGAGGACATCGACGTGACGCATCAGGCGCACGAGCGGATCGCGGCCGCGGTCATCGAGCGGGACGCGGAGGCGGCTGCCGACGCGATGCGGGAGCACATCACGTCGGCGTGGGCCCGGCGCCGTCCCGTCGACCCGCTCAAGCAGTAG
- a CDS encoding extracellular solute-binding protein, with amino-acid sequence MTYAGLTWDHPRGYDALAASAGELVRWDVQPLEGFESRPVDQLCAHYDLVVLDHPHLGEAVATGCLQPLDDLFAEEELARWGADSIGPTMRSYAMDGRQWALPLDAATQVAATRTDLAGEAPTTWDEVHRLARRAPVALSLAGPHAFLTFASIAVALGEEPAADPDELISTAIGLAVLDLMSAVDGLAPPAARTLNPIGLLELMAGTDRLAHCPLVYGYVTYADRLAFTDAPTAEVDGRPGSTLGGTGLALSVRCAPSDELLDHVRWLMSATAQRDFLPRHSGQPSARAAWADPAIVAADFYRRTTTTCERAWVRPRYAGYIGFQTAASAAVREALAGADHHQVLDRMRRQYRTSRTPKGRT; translated from the coding sequence GTGACCTATGCCGGACTGACCTGGGACCACCCCCGTGGGTACGACGCCCTCGCCGCATCCGCGGGGGAACTCGTCCGCTGGGACGTCCAGCCCCTCGAGGGCTTCGAGTCCCGCCCTGTCGACCAACTCTGCGCCCACTACGACCTCGTCGTGCTCGACCACCCTCACCTCGGCGAAGCCGTCGCCACCGGATGCCTGCAGCCACTCGACGACCTGTTCGCCGAGGAGGAACTGGCCCGATGGGGTGCGGACTCCATCGGCCCCACCATGCGGTCCTATGCCATGGACGGCCGGCAGTGGGCGCTCCCGCTGGACGCGGCCACCCAGGTCGCCGCCACCCGGACCGACCTCGCCGGCGAGGCCCCCACCACCTGGGACGAGGTCCACCGACTCGCCCGCCGGGCCCCGGTCGCGCTTTCGCTCGCCGGACCACACGCCTTCCTCACCTTCGCGTCCATCGCGGTCGCCCTGGGGGAGGAACCGGCCGCCGACCCGGACGAACTGATCAGCACCGCCATCGGACTCGCGGTCCTCGACCTCATGTCCGCCGTCGACGGCCTGGCACCGCCGGCGGCCCGCACCCTCAACCCGATCGGACTGCTGGAACTGATGGCCGGCACCGACCGGCTCGCGCACTGCCCACTGGTATACGGATACGTCACCTACGCCGACCGCCTCGCGTTCACCGACGCGCCGACCGCGGAAGTGGACGGCCGCCCCGGTTCCACCCTCGGGGGCACCGGACTGGCTCTCAGCGTCCGCTGCGCTCCGTCCGACGAACTGCTGGATCACGTCCGCTGGCTGATGTCCGCAACCGCACAGCGGGACTTCCTCCCCCGCCACAGCGGTCAGCCCAGCGCGCGCGCAGCCTGGGCCGATCCGGCGATCGTCGCGGCCGACTTCTACCGCCGGACCACCACGACGTGTGAGAGGGCCTGGGTTCGGCCCCGGTACGCCGGCTACATCGGCTTCCAGACCGCCGCATCGGCCGCCGTCCGGGAGGCACTCGCCGGGGCCGACCACCACCAGGTCCTCGACCGGATGCGCAGGCAGTACCGGACGAGCCGCACTCCGAAGGGACGAACATGA
- a CDS encoding mandelate racemase/muconate lactonizing enzyme family protein, with the protein MRITGYRSLTTVHDWGRPVGDVNGVVTGGVTEVPVVLLDTDAGLTGIGLGSHAEVHRVFPALDGQDPRAVTSLYDRMLAHVFKSGHNGRVFGTIGALDMALWDLKAKMAGEPLWRALGASGRFVPGYASGLEYALTDDELVAFYDRWARRGFTGAKVKGGLDVDRDVHRLSAVRDVLRSNTTRPALMYDVNESWGRHLAVRLARQVEGQVDLTWIEEPVRRWDAAGHRAVAAGIRAAVATGENLTGLEQFRSLLDADAVGVVQTGSVWGITHFLRVSTLAYAHGLPVSPVGYNANPVAHAAAAMPNHLVTEVQDLSVPVGLRVDQEIADGGIVLGDAPGLGIEVDEARIAANTSAGRWSVTSGPHVRPVDAGLRLTPQAQ; encoded by the coding sequence ATGCGGATCACCGGCTACCGGTCGCTCACCACGGTGCACGACTGGGGACGCCCGGTGGGGGACGTCAACGGTGTCGTCACTGGCGGCGTCACCGAAGTGCCGGTCGTACTCCTGGACACCGACGCGGGTCTCACCGGCATCGGGCTCGGGAGCCACGCCGAAGTGCACCGTGTGTTTCCCGCGCTCGACGGCCAGGACCCTCGCGCGGTCACATCCCTCTACGACCGAATGCTCGCCCACGTTTTCAAGTCCGGGCACAACGGCCGGGTTTTCGGCACCATCGGCGCTCTGGACATGGCGCTCTGGGACCTGAAGGCGAAGATGGCGGGCGAGCCGCTGTGGCGTGCTCTCGGCGCCTCCGGCCGCTTCGTCCCCGGATACGCATCCGGCCTGGAGTACGCGCTGACGGACGACGAACTCGTCGCGTTCTACGACCGTTGGGCCCGGCGCGGTTTCACCGGCGCCAAGGTCAAGGGCGGACTCGATGTGGACCGGGACGTGCACCGGCTGTCCGCTGTCCGCGACGTACTCCGCTCCAACACCACCCGCCCGGCGTTGATGTACGACGTCAACGAGTCCTGGGGACGGCATCTGGCAGTACGCCTGGCCCGTCAGGTCGAAGGGCAGGTGGACCTCACCTGGATCGAGGAACCGGTCAGGCGCTGGGACGCGGCCGGACACCGCGCGGTCGCCGCGGGCATCCGCGCCGCCGTGGCCACGGGAGAGAATCTGACGGGCCTCGAACAGTTCCGGTCGCTGCTCGACGCGGACGCGGTGGGGGTCGTACAGACCGGCAGCGTGTGGGGCATCACCCACTTCTTGCGCGTGTCCACGCTGGCCTACGCCCATGGACTACCGGTGAGCCCCGTCGGCTACAACGCCAACCCGGTCGCCCACGCGGCCGCGGCGATGCCCAACCACCTCGTGACGGAGGTCCAGGACCTGTCGGTACCGGTCGGACTCCGCGTCGACCAGGAGATCGCCGACGGCGGGATCGTCCTCGGCGACGCGCCGGGGCTGGGCATCGAGGTCGACGAGGCGCGGATCGCCGCGAACACCTCGGCCGGTCGGTGGTCAGTCACCTCCGGCCCGCATGTGAGACCAGTCGACGCAGGCCTGCGGCTCACCCCGCAGGCACAGTGA
- a CDS encoding fumarylacetoacetate hydrolase family protein, which produces MNQWPDAETTLPDDGTEGALVGRVWRPGLGPSVVAVRQDGVYDVTAAFATVRDLCETSDPAAQVRATLGERFAGLDELLANTPVDTRDPERPWLLTPVDLQAVKAAGVTFVVSMLERVIEERVRGDASEAAVTRERIRELIGDDVASLRPGSDEAAELKRILVAQGVWSQYLEVGIGPDAEIFTKAPVLATVGTATDAGIHSASRWNNPEPEVVLAVSSRGEAVGAMLGNDVNLRDIEGRSALLLPLAKDNNASAAVGPFLRLFEPGFGIDDVRRAVVTLTVEGADGYRLDAVSSMSAISRDPLELVAQLTGPHHQYPDGAVLYLGTMFAPVEDRDAPGQGFTHHDGDLVSIATPRLGTLVNRIRPSDTCDPWTFGLADLMRSLAARGAL; this is translated from the coding sequence ATGAACCAGTGGCCCGACGCGGAGACCACTCTTCCCGACGACGGAACAGAGGGCGCGCTCGTCGGCCGGGTCTGGCGGCCCGGCCTCGGTCCCTCCGTCGTCGCCGTCCGACAGGACGGCGTGTACGACGTGACCGCAGCCTTCGCGACGGTGCGCGATCTGTGTGAAACGTCCGACCCCGCCGCGCAGGTGCGTGCGACCCTCGGGGAGCGCTTCGCCGGGCTCGATGAGCTGCTCGCCAACACACCGGTCGACACGCGGGATCCCGAGCGGCCTTGGCTGCTCACCCCGGTGGACCTGCAGGCGGTGAAGGCCGCCGGGGTGACCTTCGTGGTGTCGATGCTGGAACGGGTGATCGAGGAGCGCGTTCGCGGGGATGCTTCGGAGGCCGCCGTGACACGCGAGCGGATCCGCGAGCTCATCGGCGACGACGTGGCGTCGTTGCGACCGGGTTCCGATGAGGCCGCCGAACTCAAGAGGATCCTGGTCGCCCAGGGGGTGTGGAGCCAGTACCTGGAGGTCGGCATCGGCCCCGACGCCGAGATCTTCACGAAGGCACCGGTGCTGGCCACCGTCGGCACCGCAACCGACGCGGGCATCCACTCGGCCTCACGCTGGAACAACCCCGAACCCGAAGTGGTGCTCGCGGTCTCGTCGCGGGGCGAGGCGGTGGGCGCGATGCTCGGCAACGACGTCAACCTGCGTGACATCGAAGGCCGTTCGGCGCTGCTGCTGCCCCTCGCAAAGGACAACAACGCCTCAGCGGCCGTCGGCCCCTTCCTGCGGCTGTTCGAGCCGGGCTTCGGGATCGACGACGTACGGCGGGCGGTGGTCACCCTGACCGTCGAGGGCGCCGACGGATACCGGCTGGACGCGGTGTCCTCCATGTCCGCCATCAGCCGGGACCCCTTGGAACTCGTGGCGCAGTTGACCGGGCCGCACCACCAGTACCCCGACGGTGCGGTGCTCTACCTCGGCACGATGTTCGCCCCTGTGGAGGACCGCGACGCTCCGGGCCAGGGTTTCACCCATCACGACGGCGACCTGGTCAGCATCGCGACACCCCGGCTCGGCACCCTGGTCAACCGGATCAGGCCGAGCGACACCTGCGACCCGTGGACCTTCGGTCTTGCCGACCTGATGCGTTCGCTGGCAGCGCGAGGAGCGCTGTGA
- a CDS encoding enoyl-CoA hydratase/isomerase family protein — translation MTHPRPALPGLGTEHVLLDVADRVATLTLNRPAKLNAVTPEMSGALVRAIQWCDTTDDVRAIVVTGAGERSFSVGSDIGELDRYATPWDYRNRVDYCDAIRSARTPTIAAVRGYALGGGLETALSCDIRLASSDASFGAPEITLGWIGGGGMAAFLNRAAGPSNAALMLLAGERIDAARALQWHLVSEVVEGAELLGRARTLAAVIASRAPVAAETAKINLRAAGNLPEDQALAYERDLQTICFATEDAAEGRRAFAERRAPVFRKR, via the coding sequence ATGACCCACCCCCGCCCGGCCCTTCCCGGCCTGGGAACCGAGCACGTGCTCCTCGACGTCGCGGACCGCGTGGCCACCCTGACCCTCAATCGGCCCGCGAAGCTCAACGCGGTCACCCCCGAGATGTCCGGTGCCCTGGTGCGCGCGATCCAGTGGTGCGACACCACCGACGACGTCCGTGCGATCGTGGTCACCGGCGCCGGCGAGCGCTCCTTCAGCGTCGGCTCGGACATCGGCGAACTCGACCGGTACGCCACCCCGTGGGACTACCGCAACCGCGTCGACTACTGCGACGCCATCCGTTCGGCCCGCACCCCTACGATCGCCGCGGTCCGTGGCTACGCCCTCGGCGGCGGCCTGGAGACTGCTCTCTCCTGCGACATCCGCCTCGCCTCTTCCGACGCCTCCTTCGGCGCACCGGAGATCACGCTCGGCTGGATCGGCGGCGGCGGGATGGCCGCCTTCCTGAACCGCGCCGCCGGCCCCAGCAACGCCGCCCTGATGCTGCTCGCCGGTGAACGCATCGACGCCGCACGCGCGTTGCAGTGGCACCTGGTCAGCGAGGTCGTGGAGGGAGCCGAACTGCTCGGCCGGGCCCGAACGCTGGCAGCCGTGATCGCCTCCCGGGCACCCGTGGCGGCCGAGACCGCGAAGATCAACCTGCGGGCCGCCGGCAATCTGCCGGAGGACCAGGCCCTTGCCTACGAACGCGACCTGCAGACCATCTGCTTCGCGACCGAGGATGCCGCCGAAGGCAGACGCGCTTTCGCCGAGAGGCGCGCACCCGTCTTCCGCAAGCGCTGA
- a CDS encoding SDR family NAD(P)-dependent oxidoreductase has translation MKQPRAALVTGAGGALGRAVAARLAADGHDVALLDRDSESLELTAELVKNAGARALALTGDLRDAATIEEAVERTATELGTLRVLVNNAAVYPSRPFLEVPLAEYEEVVAVNQRAYWIAAQAATRRMTVTGGGAIVNIASITMHGGWDSLAAYVSTKGAAVALTRALARELGPVEIRVNCVSPGAFPTAAEEIHEDPEAYRRHVLDHQALKRRGRPDELASVVSFLAGDDASFVTGQCIEVNGGWVMA, from the coding sequence ATGAAGCAACCCCGAGCCGCACTCGTGACCGGTGCGGGCGGCGCCCTGGGCCGGGCGGTCGCAGCCCGACTGGCCGCCGACGGCCATGACGTCGCCCTCCTCGACCGCGACAGCGAATCACTGGAACTGACCGCAGAACTCGTGAAGAACGCCGGCGCCCGAGCACTGGCCCTCACCGGCGATCTGCGCGACGCCGCGACGATCGAGGAGGCCGTGGAACGGACGGCGACCGAGCTGGGCACCTTGCGTGTCCTGGTCAACAACGCGGCCGTGTATCCGAGCCGCCCGTTCCTGGAGGTGCCGCTCGCCGAGTACGAGGAGGTGGTGGCGGTCAACCAGCGCGCCTACTGGATCGCCGCACAGGCGGCGACACGGCGGATGACCGTCACCGGCGGAGGGGCGATCGTCAACATCGCGTCGATCACGATGCACGGCGGCTGGGACTCACTGGCGGCATACGTCTCCACCAAGGGCGCCGCCGTCGCACTCACCCGTGCCCTCGCCCGCGAACTGGGGCCCGTGGAAATCCGCGTCAACTGCGTCTCGCCCGGCGCCTTCCCCACCGCGGCCGAAGAGATCCACGAAGATCCGGAAGCCTACCGCCGCCATGTACTGGACCACCAGGCCCTGAAGCGACGCGGGCGACCCGACGAGCTGGCGTCGGTGGTGTCGTTCCTCGCCGGCGACGACGCCTCGTTCGTCACCGGTCAGTGCATCGAGGTCAACGGAGGGTGGGTGATGGCGTGA
- a CDS encoding ThuA domain-containing protein: protein MRTRKALVVRGGWQGHDPAGCTDLFTPRLEQDGFDVHVREDLSVYEDAELLAATDLIVHSWSGGELSPRQESGLVAAVEAGTGFAGWHGGVIGTNVKNASYLRMVGGRFLWHPEGFQKFTVRLTSSPGRDGEITEGIRDYDVVTEHYWVMTDALNTVLATSVLEPTGGPWAEPVEFPVVWTRRWGAGRVFVCTLGHRVADLELPQTATIVDRGLRWAART, encoded by the coding sequence ATGCGTACACGCAAGGCCCTGGTGGTCCGCGGCGGATGGCAAGGACACGATCCCGCCGGATGCACGGACCTGTTCACACCTCGCCTGGAACAGGACGGGTTCGACGTCCACGTGCGTGAGGACCTATCGGTCTACGAAGACGCGGAGTTGCTCGCGGCCACGGATCTCATCGTGCACTCCTGGTCGGGAGGCGAGCTGAGTCCGCGTCAGGAATCGGGCCTCGTCGCCGCGGTGGAGGCCGGTACGGGATTCGCCGGCTGGCACGGGGGCGTGATCGGCACGAACGTCAAGAACGCGTCCTACTTGCGCATGGTCGGGGGCCGCTTCCTCTGGCACCCGGAGGGCTTTCAGAAGTTCACGGTGCGCCTCACCTCCTCGCCCGGCCGGGACGGGGAAATCACGGAGGGCATCCGGGACTACGACGTCGTCACGGAGCACTACTGGGTGATGACCGATGCCCTCAACACGGTTCTCGCCACCTCCGTCCTCGAACCCACAGGGGGGCCGTGGGCCGAGCCGGTGGAGTTCCCTGTGGTGTGGACGCGCCGCTGGGGAGCGGGGAGGGTCTTCGTGTGCACCCTGGGTCACCGAGTCGCCGATCTGGAACTGCCGCAGACGGCGACGATCGTCGACCGGGGACTTCGATGGGCGGCGCGCACCTGA